The window AAACCGCAAGCGACACCTGCAGCGAAAGAGGAAGATAAAAAGGCTGATGCAGATAACAATGCAGAGCAGTCTACTTCCCAAAAAGCGGCTTCAACTGACGCACCAGAAAAGAAAGATTCTGAATAACAATTGTTGGTATTGATAAACCCCGAGTTCGCTCGGGGTTTTTGTATTTATTATGATTATTAAAGCAAAAAACAAATCTTTGGACCTTTCTCGTCCCCACGTCATGGCCATCCTCAACGTTACACCTGATTCCTTTTCTGATGGAGGCAAGTTCAATTCACTCGATTTAGCCCTTGTCCAAGTTGAGAAAATGATAAAAGCAGGGGTTAGCATTATCGATGTTGGCGGCGAATCAACGCGCCCTGGTGCTCCTGAAGTTACTCTGGAAGATGAACTTGAACGAGTGATCCCCGTCGTCAGAGCGATCAGAGCTCACTACCCAGATGTGTGGATTTCAGTTGACACCAGTAAAGCTGAAGTGATTCGTCAGTCCGTGGAAGCAGGGGCAGACCTGATTAATGATATTCGTTCACTGACCGAGCCGGGCGCTTTGGAAGTCGCAGCACAAGCGAATATACCGGTGTGCATCATGCATATGAAAGGTCAACCAAAGACCATGCAACAGAACCCGCAATATGATGATCTGATGCAGGAAGTGGAGCAATTTTTAGCGGAGCGCATGGCAGTATGCGAAGCGGCAGGTATTGCTCGTAAAAATATCATTCTTGATCCTGGTTTTGGCTTTGGCAAAACCATAGAACACAATTATCATATGCTGGCTCATCTCGAGAAGTTTCATGAATTTGGCTTGCCTATTTTGGCCGGCATGTCTCGTAAGTCGATGATTTTTAAACTGTTGGATAAGCCTGCAGCAGAATGTACAAACGCCAGTGTCGTTTGTGCCACTATCGCCGCGATGAAAGGTGCACAGATCATTCGAGTACACGACTTTGAAGAAACGCTAGAAGCGATGAAAGTTGTTGAGATGACGAAAAACAATATTTAAAAATAACAAAGGAAAGTTTATGTCTAATAAAAGACGTTACTTTGGTACAGATGGTGTGCGTGGCAAAGTTGGCCAATATCCAATCACACCTGATTTCGTACTTAAGCTAGGTTGGGCGGCTGGTCGCGTATTAGCGAAACAAGGCACAAAAAAAGTAATTATCGGTAAAGATACTCGTATATCTGGCTACATGCTTGAGTCTGCTCTAGAAGCTGGTTTAGCGGCAGCGGGTCTTAAAGCGACGTTTACTGGACCAATGCCAACGCCAGCCGTTGCTTATTTAACCCAAACATTCAGAGCAGAAGCTGGGATTGTGATCTCTGCATCTCATAATCCTTACTACGATAATGGCATCAAGTTTTTCTCTTCTGAAGGCACTAAATTGCCTGATGATATTGAACTTGCGATCGAAGCGGAATTGGATAAAGAGATTGAATGTGTGGAGTCGGCTGAGTTGGGTAAAGCAACCCGTCTAAACGATGCTGCAGGTCGATACATTGAGTTTTGCAAAAGTACTTTTCCTTCTGCGCTGACTCTCTCAAGTCTTAAAATTGTGGTTGACTGTGCGCATGGTGCCACTTATCACATCGCTCCTAATGTATTTAAAGAACTGGGTGCAGAAGTTATTGCGATGGGCGTTGAGCCTAATGGCACGAATATCAACGATGAAGTTGGCGCGACGGATGTACGTGCTTTACAAAAGCGTGTGGTAGAAGAGCAAGCGCACTTAGGGTTGGCGTTTGATGGCGATGGGGATCGCCTGATCATGGTTGACCATTTAGGTAATAAAGTAGATGGTGATCAAATTGCCTACATCATCGCCAGAGATGCGCTACGCCGTGGTGAGCTAAAAGGTGGTGTTGTTGGTACGTTGATGACTAACTTAGGTATGGAAAACGGCCTGAAGCAGCTGGGTATTCCGTTTGTACGTGCTGCGGTAGGTGACCGTTATGTTATGGAGCAGTTACTTGCGAAGGGTTGGAAGATAGGTGCTGAAAACTCTGGCCATATTATCCTGCTAGATAAAGTCACAACCGGTGATGCGATTGTTGCTGCTTTACAGGTACTTGCTTCAATTATTGGTAGCGATATGTCGCTATACGATCTTTCTCAAGGAATGAAGCTGTACCCGCAAGTTCTGGAAAACGTTCGTTTCTCTGGAGATGTAAACCCACTAGAAGCAAAAGCCGTATTGGACTCTGTTGCTGACGTTGAAGCTGAATTAGGCGATAAAGGTCGAGTGCTACTGCGTAAGTCGGGTACAGAGCCACTTATTCGCGTAATGGTCGAAGGCGAAGATGCAGAACTTGTACAGAGCTCAGCATTGAAGATTGCTGAAGCGGTAAAAGCAAGTTTCTAATCATTGTTTTAACTTATTGAGTGAAAGAAAAGGGTATTTTTTGCCCTTTTTTTGAGCGTTCGACTCACGGACGTTGTTTTTTTACTAATTTCCCCTTGTCAGCGTTAATGGCTTTCGCTAGTATTGCACCGCCTCCCGTTAGGAGGTCGCTAGCCTTGTTCATTTAATAAGATTCATTATTTTTGAGCGGCGCTGGCTCAACAATTTGGAACATAGGTGGAAAAAATGTTTACAGTTCTACTTGTGATTTACCTGTTGGCGGCGCTTGGTGTGATTGGCCTTGTGTTGATTCAACAAGGTAAAGGCGCAGATATGGGAGCCTCGTTCGGTGCTGGTGCTTCAAACACAGTGTTTGGTGCTAGCGGCTCAGGTAATTTCTTAACCCGAACAACTGCTATTTTAGCAACCGTATTTTTTGTCGTTAGCTTGCTACTTGGTCGTATGTCTACGCACAAGACCGAGTCTCAATGGGTAGACCCAACGTTAGGTCAGCCAGTTGTTGAACAAGTTAAGGACGCAGCGAGTGAAGTTCCAGCACCTACAGGTGATGAAATTCCTCAATAAGCTGCAAGGTTTTGATGCCGAGATGGTGAAATTGGTAGACACGCTAGCATGAGGTGCTAGTGCCTTTGGTGTGAGGGTTCGAGTCCCTCTCTCGGCACCATGTATTTACAAACTTGTAAATCACTTGTTTGCGAGTATAATGCTCAGCAAGTCGGACGCGGGGTGGAGCAGCTTGGTAGCTCGTCGGGCTCATAACCCGAAGGTCGTCGGTTCAAATCCGGCCCCCGCAACCAATCTCTTTCTTTGAATAAGAAATCGAGGGTTGGCAAGTTTGCGTAGTACTAACCACACTACGAGTTAAGAATGGCATTGTTATCTATTCTTAACGTATCAGGGTCCAGCAGCATAAAACCCCGACTATCGGGGTTTTTTGTTATCTGAGTTTTTTAAATATCTCAGATTGCTGCTTGGTTTTTTGATTGGGCTCTGAGCCCTTTTTTTGTTTCTGGAGTGGTTTAAATGACTGGTTTAGAAAGACAACTTACTGAAATGCTTGAAGCTCCTGTTGAGGCGTCGGGCTATGAGTTGGTTGGATTAGAATTCATTCGTGCAGGCGCGCACTCAACGCTACGCATCTATATTGACCATGAAAATGGCATTAACGTGGACGACTGTGCAGAAGTTAGCCACCAAGTAAGTGCGGTACTAGACGTTGAAGATCCAATTTCGGTTGCTTACAGCCTAGAAGTGTCTTCTCCAGGTTTAGAAAGACCGCTTTTCAAAGCAGCACATTACGAGCAATTTATTGGTCACGAGGTCAGCATCGTTTTGAAAATGGCTGTAGCAAACCGTCGTAAGTGGAAAGGTATTATCCACGGCGTTGATGGCGAAACAGTGACAGTTACTGTTGAAGGTCAGCAAGAAGAGTTTGCTTTAAGTAACATTTCAAAAGCTAACCTGATCCCTAAATTTTAGTTCCCTAAAAAAGTTTAAGCTTAGAGGCTAAATACAATGAGTAAAGAAATTTTAGCGGTAGCAGAAGCGGTATCGAACGAAAAAGCGGTACCTCGTGAGCGTATCTTTGAAGCTCTTGAGATTGCTCTAGCAACTTCTACAAAGAAAAAATACGAAATCGAAATCGACGTACGTGTTGCTATTGACCGTAAAACGGGTGAATTCGTGACTTACCGTCGCTGGTTGGTGGTAGACAATGTTGAAAACCCAACCAAAGAGATCTCTCTAGAAGCGGCACAATATGACGATGATTCAGTTGAGCTAGGCGATTACGTAGAAGACGAGATCCAATCAGTAACGTTTGACCGTATTACGACTCAAACGGCTAAGCAAGTTATCGTACAAAAAGTTCGTGAAGCTGAGCGTGCACAAATCGTTGAGCAGTTCATTGACAACGAAGGTGACCTAATCACTGGTGTTGTTAAGAAAGTAAACCGCGACACTGTCGTACTTGATCTGGGCAACAACGCAGAAGCGGTAATCCTACGTGATGACCAACTTCCTCGTGAAAACTTCCGTCCAGGTGACCGTGTTCGTGGTCTTCTGTACAAAGTGGCTCCAGAAGCGCGTGGTTTCCAACTGTTCATCACTCGTTCTAAGCCTGAAATGCTAGCAGAACTATTCCGTGTTGAAGTGCCTGAAATCGCTGAAGACATCATCGAGCTTAAAGGCGCGGCGCGTGATCCAGGTTCTCGTGCGAAGATCGCAGTTAAGACTAACGACAAGCGTATTGACCCTGTTGGTGCGTGTGTTGGTATGCGTGGTGCACGTGTACAAGCGGTTTCTGGCGAGCTTGGCGGTGAGCGTATCGATATCGTGCTTTGGGATGATAACCCAGCTCAGTTCGTTATCAACGCAATGGCTCCAGCTGATGTTGCATCTATCATCGTTGATGAAGATGCGCACGCAATGGACATCGCTGTTGAAGCAGATAACCTAGCACAAGCTATCGGTCGTAATGGCCAAAACGTTCGTCTTGCCTCTCAACTAACAGGTTGGGAACTGAACGTAATGACAGTGGCAGATCTTCAGAAGAAACACGCTGAAGAATCACAAGCGTCGATTGAAAACTTCATGAAGTACCTTGATATCGAAGAGGACTTCGCACAGCTACTTGTTGAAGAAGGTTTCTCAACATTAGAAGAAGTTGCTTACGTACCAGTAAACGAGCTACTTGAAGTCGATGGTCTGAATGAAGAGCTAATCGAAGAGCTACGTGGTCGTGCGAAAGATGCACTAACAACAATCGCATTAGCGCAAGAAGAGTCTTTTGAAGGTCTTGAGCCAGCAGATGATCTCCTTGGACTTGAAGGTCTAGAGCGCGAAATGGCATATAAATTGGCAGCAAAAGGTGTGGCAACACTGGAAGACCTCGCTGACCAAGGCATTGACGATTTAGAAGGTATTG is drawn from uncultured Vibrio sp. and contains these coding sequences:
- the folP gene encoding dihydropteroate synthase, translating into MIIKAKNKSLDLSRPHVMAILNVTPDSFSDGGKFNSLDLALVQVEKMIKAGVSIIDVGGESTRPGAPEVTLEDELERVIPVVRAIRAHYPDVWISVDTSKAEVIRQSVEAGADLINDIRSLTEPGALEVAAQANIPVCIMHMKGQPKTMQQNPQYDDLMQEVEQFLAERMAVCEAAGIARKNIILDPGFGFGKTIEHNYHMLAHLEKFHEFGLPILAGMSRKSMIFKLLDKPAAECTNASVVCATIAAMKGAQIIRVHDFEETLEAMKVVEMTKNNI
- the glmM gene encoding phosphoglucosamine mutase, whose amino-acid sequence is MSNKRRYFGTDGVRGKVGQYPITPDFVLKLGWAAGRVLAKQGTKKVIIGKDTRISGYMLESALEAGLAAAGLKATFTGPMPTPAVAYLTQTFRAEAGIVISASHNPYYDNGIKFFSSEGTKLPDDIELAIEAELDKEIECVESAELGKATRLNDAAGRYIEFCKSTFPSALTLSSLKIVVDCAHGATYHIAPNVFKELGAEVIAMGVEPNGTNINDEVGATDVRALQKRVVEEQAHLGLAFDGDGDRLIMVDHLGNKVDGDQIAYIIARDALRRGELKGGVVGTLMTNLGMENGLKQLGIPFVRAAVGDRYVMEQLLAKGWKIGAENSGHIILLDKVTTGDAIVAALQVLASIIGSDMSLYDLSQGMKLYPQVLENVRFSGDVNPLEAKAVLDSVADVEAELGDKGRVLLRKSGTEPLIRVMVEGEDAELVQSSALKIAEAVKASF
- the secG gene encoding preprotein translocase subunit SecG, with protein sequence MFTVLLVIYLLAALGVIGLVLIQQGKGADMGASFGAGASNTVFGASGSGNFLTRTTAILATVFFVVSLLLGRMSTHKTESQWVDPTLGQPVVEQVKDAASEVPAPTGDEIPQ
- the rimP gene encoding ribosome maturation factor RimP; this encodes MTGLERQLTEMLEAPVEASGYELVGLEFIRAGAHSTLRIYIDHENGINVDDCAEVSHQVSAVLDVEDPISVAYSLEVSSPGLERPLFKAAHYEQFIGHEVSIVLKMAVANRRKWKGIIHGVDGETVTVTVEGQQEEFALSNISKANLIPKF
- the nusA gene encoding transcription termination factor NusA, giving the protein MSKEILAVAEAVSNEKAVPRERIFEALEIALATSTKKKYEIEIDVRVAIDRKTGEFVTYRRWLVVDNVENPTKEISLEAAQYDDDSVELGDYVEDEIQSVTFDRITTQTAKQVIVQKVREAERAQIVEQFIDNEGDLITGVVKKVNRDTVVLDLGNNAEAVILRDDQLPRENFRPGDRVRGLLYKVAPEARGFQLFITRSKPEMLAELFRVEVPEIAEDIIELKGAARDPGSRAKIAVKTNDKRIDPVGACVGMRGARVQAVSGELGGERIDIVLWDDNPAQFVINAMAPADVASIIVDEDAHAMDIAVEADNLAQAIGRNGQNVRLASQLTGWELNVMTVADLQKKHAEESQASIENFMKYLDIEEDFAQLLVEEGFSTLEEVAYVPVNELLEVDGLNEELIEELRGRAKDALTTIALAQEESFEGLEPADDLLGLEGLEREMAYKLAAKGVATLEDLADQGIDDLEGIEGLTEERAGELIMAARNICWFGEEA